A stretch of the Glutamicibacter sp. JL.03c genome encodes the following:
- a CDS encoding GAF domain-containing protein: protein MSASAIDWSNATRRAQQARELLSAREAGLGELPLRNDVRESWKRSLAQSDLVQGPPVLSDDRLRLARERSELQRIWPVFEKLLVPAATDANLLVALADAGGTLLWVAGSNSSMSQAEHVGFMAGADWAEKSVGTSAPGMALATGSGSQVSGAEHLYEQAQQYSCSAVPIRDPRSGQVIGAIDLTGGPEAIATHSLPLLQAAVMAAETQLLLPGAGVVADPDYLDLSRPDGAHLGSHAVSLRHAEILTLLAQHRDGLTSAQLVDELFERPDSAAEGTVRAEMVRLRKVLAASPGRSLTSRPYRLQWELQTTLGRLRRALEQGDVGSALQLFAPGMLERSQAPGVLALRYRAEAALRELVMDRGSAQQLLSLGRQLADSSLLRAALRELPAESPARSLIVAEIQELES from the coding sequence ATGAGCGCGTCTGCTATCGACTGGTCCAACGCAACCCGTCGCGCCCAGCAGGCGCGAGAGCTGCTTTCCGCACGCGAAGCTGGACTTGGTGAATTGCCACTGCGCAATGATGTGCGCGAATCCTGGAAACGATCTTTGGCGCAAAGTGATCTGGTTCAAGGCCCGCCGGTACTCAGTGATGACAGGTTGCGCCTTGCCCGGGAGCGCAGCGAGCTCCAGCGGATCTGGCCAGTGTTCGAGAAATTGCTGGTTCCGGCCGCGACGGATGCCAACCTTCTGGTCGCCCTCGCCGATGCCGGCGGAACCTTGCTGTGGGTTGCGGGCAGCAATAGCTCGATGAGCCAGGCCGAGCACGTCGGCTTCATGGCAGGCGCCGACTGGGCAGAAAAGTCAGTGGGGACATCGGCCCCCGGAATGGCTCTAGCTACAGGTTCGGGATCGCAGGTTTCTGGTGCCGAACATCTTTATGAGCAGGCCCAGCAGTACAGCTGCTCGGCGGTACCCATCCGCGATCCGCGTAGCGGCCAGGTGATCGGAGCGATCGATCTCACCGGCGGCCCGGAAGCCATTGCCACCCACTCGCTGCCGCTGTTGCAGGCGGCCGTGATGGCAGCCGAAACCCAGCTCCTGCTTCCCGGCGCCGGAGTTGTGGCCGACCCTGACTACCTGGATTTGAGCCGGCCCGATGGAGCACATCTGGGATCCCATGCCGTTTCTCTGCGCCACGCCGAGATCCTGACCCTTTTGGCCCAGCATCGCGATGGCCTGACCAGCGCGCAGCTGGTTGATGAGCTCTTCGAACGCCCGGACTCCGCCGCCGAAGGCACCGTTCGCGCCGAAATGGTTCGGCTGCGCAAGGTCTTGGCTGCCTCTCCGGGTCGTTCCCTCACCTCGCGTCCCTACCGTCTGCAGTGGGAACTTCAAACAACCCTTGGCCGGCTTCGCCGAGCTCTGGAACAGGGCGATGTCGGCTCGGCGCTTCAGCTATTCGCCCCGGGGATGCTCGAACGCTCGCAGGCACCAGGCGTACTTGCCTTGCGCTACCGCGCCGAAGCAGCGCTGCGCGAGTTGGTCATGGACCGGGGCAGCGCCCAGCAACTGCTGAGCCTCGGTCGCCAGCTGGCCGATTCCAGTCTGCTGCGCGCGGCCTTGCGCGAACTTCCGGCTGAGTCGCCGGCCCGCTCGCTGATCGTCGCCGAGATCCAGGAGCTCGAATCCTGA
- the adhP gene encoding alcohol dehydrogenase AdhP, which produces MSTMKAAIVEGFGEEFHVKDTAIPEPGPNQVLVKLIASGVCHTDLHAAEGDWPVKPKLPLIPGHEGVGIVEKIGDQVTEVAVGDLIGNAWLASACGHCQYCRTGWETLCESQANGGYSVDGSFGEYMLVDARYAAHIPEGSDPHEIAPVLCAGVTVYKGLKMTEVKPGQWVAISGIGGLGHIAVQYAVAMGMRVIAIDVADDKLALATKHGAEITVNAFAQDPAEVIQEKVGGTHGVLVTSVHPKAFGQAIGMTRRGGTIVFNGLPAGDFPAPIFDIVLKGLTIRGSIVGTRQDMIEALEFYAAGKIKPTFHTRPIEDINAVFDEMRHAKIDGRVVIDYTGSK; this is translated from the coding sequence ATGAGCACGATGAAAGCTGCAATAGTTGAAGGCTTCGGCGAAGAATTCCACGTGAAGGACACCGCCATCCCCGAACCGGGCCCCAATCAGGTGCTGGTCAAGCTGATCGCCTCCGGTGTGTGCCACACGGACTTGCACGCCGCCGAAGGTGATTGGCCAGTCAAGCCCAAGCTTCCACTGATCCCAGGTCACGAGGGCGTCGGAATTGTCGAGAAAATCGGCGATCAGGTCACCGAAGTCGCCGTGGGCGACCTCATCGGCAACGCCTGGTTGGCCAGTGCCTGCGGGCACTGCCAATACTGCCGTACCGGTTGGGAGACGCTGTGCGAGTCGCAAGCCAACGGCGGCTATTCGGTGGATGGTTCCTTTGGCGAATACATGCTGGTTGATGCCCGTTATGCGGCGCATATCCCTGAAGGATCGGACCCTCACGAAATCGCCCCGGTGCTCTGCGCCGGCGTGACGGTGTACAAGGGGCTGAAGATGACCGAAGTCAAGCCCGGCCAATGGGTCGCGATCTCGGGCATTGGCGGACTGGGACACATTGCCGTGCAGTATGCCGTTGCCATGGGTATGCGAGTGATCGCCATCGACGTTGCGGATGACAAGCTGGCCTTGGCCACCAAGCACGGTGCGGAAATCACCGTGAACGCCTTCGCGCAGGACCCGGCCGAAGTGATCCAGGAGAAGGTCGGCGGAACGCACGGGGTGCTGGTCACCTCGGTGCATCCAAAGGCTTTCGGCCAAGCGATCGGCATGACCCGGCGCGGCGGAACGATCGTGTTCAACGGGTTGCCTGCAGGCGATTTCCCGGCGCCGATCTTCGACATCGTGCTCAAGGGCCTGACCATTCGAGGTTCGATCGTTGGTACCCGGCAGGACATGATCGAAGCCCTGGAATTCTACGCGGCAGGGAAGATCAAACCGACCTTCCATACCCGTCCGATCGAAGA
- the adh gene encoding aldehyde dehydrogenase, with product MSVYANPNTDGALVNFKERYENYIGGQWVAPAKGMYFENVTPVTGKVFCEVARSTAEDIEVALDAAHAAAPAWGKTSPGERAVILNKIADRIEENLEMLAVAETWDNGKAIRECLNADLPLAVDHFRYFAGAIRAQEGSLSQLDNDTTAYHYHEPLGVVGQIIPWNFPILMAVWKLAPALAAGNAIVLKPAEQTPVSILVLLELIGDLLPAGVLNVVNGFGVEAGKPLASNKRIRKIAFTGETTTGRLIMQYASENLIPVTLELGGKSPNIFFEDIAAKDDAFYDKAQEGFTLFALNQGEVCTCPSRALIQESIYDRFMGDVVARTQAIKQGNPLDTDTMMGAQASNDQLEKILSYMEIGKSEGAKVLLGGGRADLGGELSGGYYVQPTIFEGTNDMRIFQEEIFGPVVAVTKFKDYDDAISIANDTLYGLGSGVWSRNGNVAYRAGRAIQAGRVWVNQYHAYPAHSAFGGYKSSGIGRENHLMMLDHYQQTKNLLVSYSEDKLGFF from the coding sequence ATGAGCGTTTACGCAAACCCGAACACCGACGGCGCGCTGGTCAATTTCAAGGAGCGCTACGAGAACTACATCGGCGGCCAGTGGGTCGCCCCGGCCAAGGGCATGTATTTCGAGAACGTCACCCCGGTCACCGGCAAGGTCTTCTGCGAGGTAGCCCGCTCCACCGCCGAAGACATCGAAGTGGCATTGGACGCAGCGCATGCTGCAGCTCCGGCCTGGGGCAAGACCAGCCCGGGCGAACGCGCCGTCATCCTGAACAAGATCGCGGACCGCATCGAGGAAAACCTCGAAATGCTGGCCGTGGCCGAGACGTGGGATAACGGCAAAGCCATCCGCGAGTGCCTGAACGCAGACCTCCCGCTGGCGGTGGACCACTTCCGCTACTTCGCTGGCGCTATCCGCGCCCAGGAAGGCAGCCTCTCCCAGCTCGATAACGACACCACCGCCTACCACTATCACGAACCGCTGGGCGTGGTCGGGCAGATCATCCCATGGAACTTCCCGATCCTCATGGCAGTGTGGAAGCTCGCCCCGGCATTGGCCGCCGGCAACGCGATCGTGCTCAAGCCAGCCGAGCAGACCCCGGTCTCCATCCTCGTGCTGCTCGAGCTGATCGGCGACCTGCTGCCAGCCGGCGTGCTGAATGTGGTCAACGGCTTCGGTGTAGAAGCCGGCAAGCCGCTGGCCAGCAACAAGCGCATCCGCAAGATCGCCTTCACCGGCGAAACCACCACGGGCCGGCTGATCATGCAGTACGCCTCCGAAAACCTGATCCCGGTCACCCTGGAGCTGGGCGGCAAGTCCCCGAACATCTTCTTCGAGGACATCGCCGCCAAGGACGACGCCTTCTATGACAAGGCCCAGGAAGGCTTCACCCTGTTCGCGCTGAACCAGGGCGAGGTGTGCACCTGCCCATCGCGCGCACTGATCCAGGAGAGCATCTACGACCGCTTCATGGGCGATGTGGTGGCTCGCACCCAGGCCATCAAGCAGGGCAACCCGCTGGACACCGACACCATGATGGGCGCCCAAGCCTCGAATGACCAGTTGGAGAAGATTCTCTCCTACATGGAGATCGGCAAGTCCGAGGGCGCCAAGGTGCTGCTCGGCGGCGGGCGCGCTGACCTGGGCGGGGAGCTCTCCGGCGGCTACTATGTGCAGCCGACCATCTTCGAAGGCACCAATGACATGCGCATCTTCCAGGAGGAGATCTTCGGCCCGGTCGTCGCGGTGACCAAGTTCAAGGACTACGACGACGCCATTTCCATCGCCAACGACACCCTCTACGGTTTGGGCTCGGGCGTGTGGAGCCGCAACGGCAACGTGGCCTACCGTGCCGGCCGGGCCATCCAGGCCGGACGCGTCTGGGTCAACCAGTACCACGCCTATCCGGCCCATTCGGCCTTCGGCGGCTACAAGTCCTCGGGCATCGGACGAGAGAACCACCTGATGATGCTCGACCACTACCAGCAGACCAAGAACCTGCTCGTCTCCTACTCGGAAGACAAGCTCGGCTTCTTCTAA
- a CDS encoding alpha/beta fold hydrolase has translation MIPEANTRQALVFGASGLVGRHLIIALLAAGALVTAAVRSAESAAKTNAWLQRHGVEQQINCVIVDFESPEILAGGSTAFPHITEIHNCAGTYKFGMSAQQARSANVGIVEKLMDFATGLPALQHMVHISGYRVGGQDPALIPWAQDHRDRVYRKLGAYEASKVEADAIFQALGNERGIPWSIVNPATVIGHSATGESDQYIGLAGTIEQLWEGKAAALPAGDSIFLPVLTVDYLAEFMAAVAIAPEAIGQAYWLLDDNTAPLGQLLAEATRHLGAKVPKLRLPAGLIKVLPSRISKADPETLHFMSEDRYPTGPAIEFADRHGIRMHDVDASVKRWADYLAARRFGAATADSRRFIDVGGVKTFELGDREARRLLLPGLPVNADTWAKVAQGMGGRVVDLPGLGLSGAGGIADWDRWLKALLEGEPVDLIGHSIGSAAAMLAAGRFPDKVHSLTLITPFFLQEPANRAVKPRPLVRSFLRHATAAQLSARLTGSDAHSAALATSASDLKRSTAKAVAEHLAVASSPRWRAELRQLLERYEGPLRIVWGSDDPVLPSAIRRLESRTTVELHCLPAAGHHPQLTHEEALIDLLKQPAEFGSSQA, from the coding sequence ATGATTCCAGAAGCCAATACACGCCAGGCGCTGGTTTTCGGGGCGTCGGGACTTGTCGGGCGGCACCTGATCATTGCGCTCCTGGCGGCAGGCGCACTGGTGACAGCCGCCGTCCGGAGCGCCGAATCCGCGGCCAAGACCAACGCTTGGCTGCAACGCCACGGCGTGGAACAGCAGATCAACTGCGTGATCGTCGACTTCGAATCGCCGGAGATTCTCGCTGGCGGATCAACAGCGTTTCCCCATATCACCGAAATCCACAACTGCGCCGGGACCTATAAATTCGGCATGAGCGCCCAGCAAGCCCGCAGTGCCAACGTGGGCATCGTCGAAAAACTCATGGATTTTGCCACCGGACTGCCAGCGCTGCAGCACATGGTTCATATTTCCGGATATCGCGTCGGCGGGCAAGACCCTGCGCTCATTCCTTGGGCGCAAGATCATCGCGATCGGGTCTACCGGAAACTCGGTGCCTACGAAGCTTCCAAGGTTGAGGCCGACGCGATCTTCCAAGCGCTTGGCAATGAACGCGGGATTCCTTGGAGCATCGTCAACCCGGCGACCGTCATCGGCCACAGCGCCACCGGGGAATCCGATCAATATATCGGCCTGGCAGGCACTATCGAACAACTCTGGGAAGGCAAGGCAGCGGCCTTGCCGGCCGGCGACTCGATTTTCCTGCCAGTGCTCACGGTCGACTACTTGGCCGAGTTCATGGCGGCTGTGGCTATCGCTCCGGAAGCAATCGGCCAAGCCTACTGGCTGTTAGATGACAACACCGCACCCCTGGGGCAATTGCTGGCCGAGGCCACCAGACACCTCGGCGCGAAAGTTCCCAAGCTGCGCCTGCCGGCAGGGCTCATCAAGGTGCTTCCGTCGAGGATCAGCAAGGCTGATCCGGAAACACTCCATTTCATGTCGGAGGACCGCTATCCCACCGGGCCTGCCATCGAATTCGCCGACCGGCATGGAATCCGGATGCACGATGTCGATGCCTCTGTGAAGCGGTGGGCCGACTATCTGGCGGCCCGCCGATTTGGAGCCGCGACTGCTGATTCGCGCCGCTTTATAGATGTCGGGGGAGTGAAAACCTTCGAGCTGGGCGACCGGGAAGCGCGACGGTTGCTCCTGCCTGGCCTCCCGGTTAACGCGGACACCTGGGCCAAGGTGGCACAGGGGATGGGCGGCCGGGTCGTGGATCTTCCAGGACTCGGCCTCAGTGGAGCAGGCGGGATCGCAGATTGGGATCGCTGGCTCAAAGCCCTGCTGGAGGGTGAACCCGTGGATTTGATCGGGCATTCGATTGGATCGGCGGCCGCAATGCTCGCGGCCGGCAGGTTCCCGGACAAGGTCCACTCATTGACCCTGATCACGCCGTTCTTCCTGCAAGAGCCAGCCAACCGGGCGGTGAAGCCCCGTCCGTTGGTTCGCAGCTTCTTGCGCCATGCCACCGCGGCGCAGCTTTCTGCCCGATTGACCGGAAGCGACGCACATTCTGCGGCCCTGGCCACCAGTGCCAGCGATTTGAAGCGAAGCACCGCCAAAGCGGTCGCCGAGCACCTGGCCGTGGCAAGCTCCCCGCGGTGGCGCGCAGAATTGCGCCAGCTGCTCGAGCGCTACGAAGGTCCGCTGCGCATTGTTTGGGGATCCGATGACCCCGTGCTGCCATCGGCAATCCGGCGCCTGGAGTCGCGGACGACTGTGGAACTGCACTGCCTGCCGGCTGCGGGACATCACCCGCAACTGACCCACGAAGAGGCGCTGATTGACCTGTTGAAGCAGCCGGCGGAATTCGGCTCTTCTCAAGCCTGA